TTTGAGTTTAGTTTAGCACAGTCCTATAGGTTGACTATCAGCCGGAAGTTGGATATTCGCAAATTTTTTGTTAAGATCAAGCATTGCATCGTTTGCTGGTGTAAGCTGATGACATGATCTTTCATAAAAGTGGTGTTTGTCAACGTTTTGAGTCGGTTAACGATTCGTTGATTGACGGCTTGGCACTTGTGAATAAATAGGACGAGGAGGCGGCTGTGATGGAGGAAAAACCGATTGCACAACAACGGGTGTTTACGGGTGAATTAGTAGCAGTTGATGAACTGACGGTTAAACTAAGCGATGATCAGACAGCGAAGCGGGAAATCGTGCGTGCACAGCCGTCTGCGGGCATTTTGGCGTTAAGAGGACATCAAGCCTTGTTTGTCAGTCAGTTTCGATCAACTGTTGGCCAGGCAACGCTGGAAATTCCGGCTGGCAAGATCCACCAAGGCGAGATGCCACTGGCTGCTGCCCAACGCGAATTAAATGAAGAAACCGGTTTGGAGGCACTGAACTGGCAGCCGCTTGTCAGTTATTTTCAATCACTTGGCTTTTCGGATGCGACCATGGCACTTTTTTTGGCTCGCGAATTGACCCCCGCCGATCAGCGTCTGCCGCAAGATGCCGATGAATTTGTGAACAGTCATTGGCTAACGTTTGATGAAGCTCAACAAGCAGTTGATGATGGCAGAATTTGTGACAGTAAGACGCTGT
Above is a window of Lacticaseibacillus casei DSM 20011 = JCM 1134 = ATCC 393 DNA encoding:
- a CDS encoding NUDIX domain-containing protein yields the protein MEEKPIAQQRVFTGELVAVDELTVKLSDDQTAKREIVRAQPSAGILALRGHQALFVSQFRSTVGQATLEIPAGKIHQGEMPLAAAQRELNEETGLEALNWQPLVSYFQSLGFSDATMALFLARELTPADQRLPQDADEFVNSHWLTFDEAQQAVDDGRICDSKTLLALFYWQQQEEQHGRS